A stretch of the Actinotalea sp. JY-7876 genome encodes the following:
- a CDS encoding 1-acyl-sn-glycerol-3-phosphate acyltransferase has protein sequence MFYWLMKHVAPGPLLLGMFRPWVRGIENVPETGGAILASNHLAVIDSFVLPLVLSRKIQFIAKAEYFNGTGIKGRLKAGFFRGVGTVPVDRGGGKAGEAALNTGLRILQEGSLFGIYPEGTRSPDGRLYRGKTGVARLALEAGVPVIPVAMVGTNVAQPIGQVIPKPMRIGIVIGEPLDFSRYKGMENDRFILRSVTDEIMYALMSLSGQEYVDLYAATAKARIAAGHSPDEAAPADERPHAPGGRPVPDVQVPVPPQDEVPPSVG, from the coding sequence TTGTTCTACTGGCTGATGAAGCACGTGGCGCCCGGTCCGCTCCTGCTCGGGATGTTCCGTCCGTGGGTGCGGGGGATCGAGAACGTGCCGGAGACCGGAGGGGCGATCCTCGCGAGCAACCACCTCGCGGTGATCGACTCCTTCGTGCTGCCCCTCGTCCTGTCGCGGAAGATCCAGTTCATCGCCAAGGCGGAGTACTTCAACGGCACCGGCATCAAGGGCCGGCTCAAGGCGGGCTTCTTCCGCGGGGTCGGCACGGTGCCGGTGGACCGCGGGGGCGGCAAGGCCGGTGAGGCAGCCCTCAACACCGGGCTGCGGATCCTGCAGGAGGGCAGCCTCTTCGGGATCTACCCCGAGGGCACGCGCAGCCCGGACGGGCGCCTGTACCGCGGCAAGACGGGTGTGGCCCGGCTCGCCCTGGAGGCGGGCGTCCCCGTCATCCCCGTGGCCATGGTGGGGACCAACGTCGCGCAGCCGATCGGGCAGGTGATCCCCAAGCCGATGCGCATCGGGATCGTCATCGGCGAGCCGCTCGACTTCAGCCGGTACAAGGGCATGGAGAACGACAGGTTCATCCTGCGCTCGGTGACGGACGAGATCATGTACGCGCTCATGAGCCTCTCGGGCCAGGAGTACGTCGACCTCTACGCGGCGACCGCCAAGGCGCGCATCGCGGCCGGTCACAGCCCCGACGAGGCCGCGCCCGCCGACGAGCGCCCGCACGCCCCCGGCGGGCGTCCGGTGCCCGACGTCCAGGTTCCGGTCCCGCCCCAGGACGAGGTCCCGCCCTCAGTAGGATGA
- a CDS encoding ROK family glucokinase → MYAIGVDIGGTKIAAGVVDEDGRIVAKAKRKTVAGDAAEIDRAVADLYTELAAGYEVSALGVAAAGFIGSDRSTALFGANIAWRDYPLRERIAELVADDVRIVVENDANAAGWAEFQFGVGREVDDMLLLTVGTGLGGALVVGGRLVRGAWGVAAEVGHLRVVPQGHQCGCGLHGCWEQYASGSALVREARAAASAHPDRATRLVELADGRPDAISGPSVTVAAKEGDPLSVELLAELGRWIGEGSASVAALLDPALVVIGGGVGAAGDLLLEPARAAFLSQLSGRGFRPEARIELAAMGNDAGIVGAADLARL, encoded by the coding sequence ATGTACGCGATCGGTGTGGACATCGGCGGCACGAAGATCGCGGCGGGCGTGGTCGACGAGGACGGCAGGATCGTCGCCAAGGCGAAGCGGAAGACGGTCGCCGGTGACGCGGCGGAGATCGACCGCGCCGTCGCCGACCTGTACACCGAGCTGGCGGCCGGCTACGAGGTGAGCGCCCTGGGCGTCGCGGCGGCGGGCTTCATCGGCTCGGACCGCTCGACGGCGCTGTTCGGCGCCAACATCGCCTGGCGCGACTACCCCCTGCGCGAGCGGATCGCCGAGCTCGTGGCCGACGACGTGCGGATCGTCGTGGAGAACGACGCCAACGCCGCGGGCTGGGCGGAGTTCCAGTTCGGCGTCGGGCGCGAGGTCGACGACATGCTGCTGCTCACGGTCGGCACGGGCCTGGGCGGCGCCCTGGTCGTGGGCGGCCGCCTGGTGCGGGGTGCGTGGGGCGTGGCCGCCGAGGTCGGTCACCTGCGCGTGGTCCCGCAGGGCCACCAGTGCGGGTGCGGCCTGCACGGCTGTTGGGAGCAGTACGCGTCGGGCAGCGCCCTGGTGCGCGAGGCCCGGGCCGCCGCGTCGGCCCACCCGGACCGCGCGACCCGGCTCGTCGAGCTCGCCGACGGCCGCCCGGACGCGATCAGCGGCCCGTCGGTGACCGTGGCGGCCAAGGAGGGCGACCCGCTCTCCGTCGAGCTGCTGGCCGAGCTCGGCCGCTGGATCGGCGAGGGCTCGGCCTCGGTCGCGGCGCTGCTGGACCCGGCGCTCGTGGTGATCGGCGGAGGCGTCGGCGCGGCCGGGGACCTGCTCCTCGAGCCCGCCCGGGCGGCCTTCCTGTCCCAGCTCTCGGGACGCGGTTTCCGGCCGGAGGCGCGCATCGAGCTCGCCGCCATGGGCAACGACGCCGGCATCGTGGGCGCCGCGGACCTCGCCCGGCTCTGA
- a CDS encoding long-chain fatty acid--CoA ligase has product MDEFATPRLVEVSPSENLNTLLAARVADLPDATLIEHKTTPDGPWIPLSAREFDAEVVAVAKGLVARGIQPGDHVGIMSRTRYEWTLLDFAVWAVGAIPVPLYETSSAEQIVWILTDADVRLLVVETAALAATVAGVRDQAPTLEDVLVIDDGAIGALTEAGAGTPDAEIERRRALAVGSDIATLIYTSGTTGRPKGAELTHANFVSLTRNAVARLGSEVCPPGSRTLLFMPLAHVFARFIEVLVIPAGAVLGHAPDTKTLVPDLGSFKPTFILSVPRVFEKVYNSSEQKAAAGGKRGIFQRAAKTAIVYSRALDEPRGPSPWLRLQHKVADVLVLKKIRAALGGQAQWAISGGAPLGERLGHFYRGVGLNVLEGYGLTETTAPATVSVPDGVKIGTVGPPLPGLAVRVAADGEILVRGDGVFVGYHNNAQATAEAFTDGWFRTGDLGSMDEDGHLRITGRKKEIIVTAAGKNVAPAVLEDRLRGHPLVSQVVVVGDQKPFIGALVTLDAEALPGWLATHGLPELTVAEAAAHPQVRAALDRAVERTNAAVSRAESIRKFTILTTDFTVANDYLTPSLKVKRARVIADFTDEIEAIYAGAPQHTA; this is encoded by the coding sequence ATGGACGAGTTCGCCACCCCCCGCCTCGTCGAGGTCTCGCCGTCCGAGAACCTCAACACCCTCCTCGCAGCACGCGTGGCCGACCTCCCGGACGCAACGCTGATCGAGCACAAGACCACGCCCGACGGACCCTGGATCCCCCTGTCCGCGCGGGAGTTCGACGCCGAGGTCGTCGCTGTCGCCAAGGGCCTCGTGGCCCGCGGCATCCAGCCCGGCGACCACGTCGGCATCATGAGCCGCACGCGCTACGAGTGGACCCTCCTCGACTTCGCCGTCTGGGCGGTCGGCGCGATCCCGGTGCCGCTGTACGAGACGTCGTCGGCCGAGCAGATCGTCTGGATCCTCACCGACGCCGACGTCCGCCTCCTCGTCGTGGAGACGGCGGCGCTCGCCGCGACCGTGGCGGGTGTGCGCGACCAGGCGCCGACGCTCGAGGACGTCCTGGTGATCGACGACGGCGCCATCGGGGCGCTGACCGAGGCGGGTGCGGGGACGCCCGACGCCGAGATCGAGCGGCGGCGCGCGCTGGCCGTCGGGTCGGACATCGCGACCCTCATCTACACCTCGGGGACCACCGGACGTCCCAAGGGCGCCGAGCTCACGCACGCCAACTTCGTCAGCCTGACGCGCAACGCGGTCGCGCGTCTCGGCAGCGAGGTGTGCCCGCCCGGGTCCCGGACCCTGCTCTTCATGCCGCTGGCGCACGTCTTCGCGCGTTTCATCGAGGTGCTGGTCATCCCGGCCGGCGCCGTCCTGGGCCACGCCCCGGACACCAAGACGCTGGTCCCGGACCTGGGCTCCTTCAAGCCGACGTTCATCCTCTCCGTGCCGCGCGTGTTCGAGAAGGTCTACAACTCCTCGGAGCAGAAGGCCGCCGCAGGCGGCAAGCGCGGGATCTTCCAGCGCGCCGCGAAGACGGCGATCGTCTACTCGCGCGCGCTGGACGAACCGCGCGGCCCGAGCCCGTGGCTCCGCCTGCAGCACAAGGTCGCGGACGTCCTGGTGCTGAAGAAGATCCGCGCGGCGCTCGGCGGCCAGGCCCAGTGGGCCATCTCCGGCGGCGCCCCGCTCGGCGAGCGCCTCGGGCACTTCTACCGCGGTGTCGGGCTCAACGTGCTCGAGGGCTACGGGCTCACCGAGACGACCGCGCCGGCCACGGTCTCCGTCCCCGACGGCGTCAAGATCGGCACCGTCGGCCCGCCGCTGCCCGGGCTCGCGGTGCGCGTCGCTGCCGACGGCGAGATCCTCGTGCGCGGCGACGGCGTCTTCGTCGGCTACCACAACAACGCCCAGGCGACGGCCGAGGCGTTCACCGACGGCTGGTTCCGGACCGGGGACCTGGGGTCGATGGACGAGGACGGCCACCTGCGCATCACCGGCCGCAAGAAGGAGATCATCGTCACGGCCGCGGGCAAGAACGTGGCGCCGGCCGTGCTCGAGGACCGGCTGCGTGGGCACCCGCTCGTGAGCCAGGTCGTCGTCGTCGGCGACCAGAAGCCCTTCATCGGCGCGCTCGTCACGCTCGACGCCGAGGCGCTTCCCGGGTGGCTGGCGACGCACGGGCTGCCGGAGCTCACGGTGGCCGAGGCCGCTGCGCACCCCCAGGTGCGCGCCGCGCTGGACCGGGCGGTCGAGCGGACCAACGCCGCGGTCTCCCGCGCCGAGTCGATCCGGAAGTTCACGATCCTGACGACCGACTTCACCGTGGCGAACGACTACCTGACGCCGTCGCTCAAGGTGAAGCGTGCGCGCGTCATCGCCGACTTCACGGACGAGATCGAGGCGATCTACGCCGGCGCGCCGCAGCACACCGCCTGA
- a CDS encoding DEDD exonuclease domain-containing protein — MHLVPRSTSPFAAAGPAAAVGREQGAAPAGPGVQLTLDAVGTPLSEVTFVVVDLETTGGTPATAAITEIGAVKVRGGRVLGEFQTLVDPGGPVPAFIATLTGITTSMVREAPRIGQVLPSFLEFARGAVLVAHNAAFDVGFLKAAAADHGYAWPGNQVVDTVALARRAVTRDEVPNHKLSTLAAYFRATVTPDHRALSDARATVDVLHALLGRLGPLGITHLEDLATATDPVPAARRRKRHLADGLPDAPGVYQFRDARGEILYVGTATSLRTRVRSYFTAAEHRRRMNEMVALAEEVVPIVCGTVLEARVRELRLIAEHSPRYNRRSRFPERMPWVRLTVEPYPRLSIVRDVRGDGGPTAGPEAHIGPFASRGAAQQAIDALHATFALRQCSGRLPRVPSADASPCALAGMGRCGAPCTGGQDVEAYTAVVDAVRHAMLLDPAPVVSAHATRIAQLTATERFEEAAAWRDQLAAFLRGASRAQRSRRAAGHAQLVAARVRDGGGWEVAVVRHGRLSATTATPPGADPRPHIAALVATAEHVAPPCLPASAAHPEETDLVLDWLEEPGVRLVEAGEGWACPVRGAEAFRSPAATASAVAAAVARRTPPVTALVPAAEVRDTADEAAWEGVARDGMARDDTARDDVDAPVRADAHTADADARVRSDAQVSGTA; from the coding sequence ATGCACCTCGTCCCGCGCTCCACGTCCCCGTTCGCTGCCGCCGGTCCGGCCGCGGCGGTAGGGCGCGAGCAGGGCGCGGCGCCGGCCGGACCGGGCGTGCAGCTCACGCTCGACGCCGTCGGGACGCCGCTGTCCGAGGTGACCTTCGTCGTGGTGGACCTCGAGACCACCGGCGGCACCCCGGCGACGGCGGCGATCACGGAGATCGGCGCGGTCAAGGTGCGCGGTGGGCGCGTGCTCGGCGAGTTCCAGACGCTGGTGGACCCCGGCGGCCCCGTGCCGGCCTTCATCGCGACGCTGACGGGCATCACGACGTCGATGGTCCGCGAGGCGCCCCGCATCGGGCAGGTGCTGCCGAGCTTCCTGGAGTTCGCGCGCGGCGCCGTCCTCGTGGCGCACAACGCCGCGTTCGACGTCGGCTTCCTCAAGGCGGCGGCCGCGGACCACGGCTACGCCTGGCCCGGCAACCAGGTCGTCGACACGGTCGCCCTCGCGCGGCGCGCCGTGACACGCGACGAGGTGCCGAACCACAAGCTCTCGACCCTCGCGGCGTACTTCCGGGCGACGGTCACGCCGGACCACCGCGCGCTGTCCGACGCCCGAGCCACCGTCGACGTGCTCCACGCGCTCCTCGGGCGCCTCGGCCCGCTCGGGATCACGCACCTCGAGGACCTCGCGACAGCGACCGACCCCGTGCCCGCCGCCCGGCGCCGCAAGCGCCACCTGGCCGACGGCCTGCCGGACGCGCCGGGCGTCTACCAGTTCCGCGACGCCCGCGGGGAGATCCTCTACGTCGGCACGGCCACGTCGCTGCGCACGCGGGTGCGCAGCTACTTCACGGCGGCGGAGCACCGGCGCCGCATGAACGAGATGGTCGCGCTGGCCGAGGAGGTGGTGCCGATCGTCTGCGGCACCGTGCTGGAGGCGCGGGTACGCGAGCTGCGCCTCATCGCCGAGCACTCCCCGCGCTACAACCGACGCTCCCGCTTCCCCGAGCGGATGCCGTGGGTCCGGCTCACCGTGGAGCCCTACCCCCGGCTGAGCATCGTCCGCGACGTCCGGGGCGACGGCGGCCCGACCGCGGGACCCGAGGCGCACATCGGTCCGTTCGCCAGCCGCGGTGCAGCCCAGCAGGCGATCGACGCCCTGCACGCGACGTTCGCGCTGCGGCAGTGCTCCGGCCGGCTCCCCCGCGTGCCGTCGGCCGACGCCAGCCCCTGCGCCCTCGCGGGCATGGGCCGGTGCGGCGCGCCCTGCACCGGTGGCCAGGACGTCGAGGCCTACACCGCCGTCGTCGACGCGGTGCGCCACGCGATGCTCCTCGACCCCGCGCCCGTCGTCAGTGCCCACGCGACCCGCATCGCGCAGCTGACGGCCACCGAGCGGTTCGAGGAGGCCGCCGCGTGGCGCGACCAGCTCGCCGCCTTCCTGCGGGGTGCCTCACGGGCCCAGCGCTCGCGCCGCGCGGCCGGCCACGCGCAGCTCGTCGCCGCCCGCGTCCGCGACGGCGGCGGGTGGGAGGTCGCCGTGGTCCGTCACGGCCGGCTCTCGGCGACCACCGCGACCCCGCCCGGCGCCGACCCGCGACCGCACATCGCGGCGCTCGTGGCGACCGCCGAGCACGTCGCGCCGCCGTGCCTGCCCGCGTCCGCCGCCCACCCGGAGGAGACCGACCTGGTGCTCGACTGGCTGGAGGAGCCGGGCGTCCGCCTCGTCGAGGCCGGGGAGGGCTGGGCGTGCCCGGTACGGGGCGCCGAGGCGTTCCGCTCCCCGGCCGCGACAGCATCCGCCGTGGCCGCCGCCGTCGCCCGCCGCACGCCACCGGTGACCGCCCTCGTCCCGGCGGCCGAGGTCAGGGACACCGCAGACGAAGCGGCCTGGGAGGGCGTCGCCCGGGACGGCATGGCCCGGGACGACACCGCCCGGGACGACGTGGACGCCCCGGTCCGGGCCGACGCGCACACCGCCGACGCCGACGCCCGCGTGCGCTCGGACGCGCAGGTCAGCGGGACGGCATGA
- a CDS encoding Lrp/AsnC family transcriptional regulator, whose amino-acid sequence MITAVVLIDADPARIPEIATEVAEVAGVTEVYSVTGEVDLIAMVRVREHDDLADVIADRLSKVDGVLRTQTYIAFRAYSEHDLESAFDLGLGD is encoded by the coding sequence ATGATCACCGCCGTCGTCCTCATCGACGCCGACCCCGCCCGCATCCCGGAGATCGCGACGGAGGTGGCGGAGGTGGCCGGCGTCACCGAGGTGTACTCGGTGACCGGGGAGGTGGACCTCATCGCGATGGTGCGGGTCCGCGAGCACGACGACCTGGCCGACGTCATCGCCGACCGCCTCAGCAAGGTCGACGGCGTGCTGCGCACGCAGACCTACATCGCCTTCCGCGCGTACTCGGAGCACGACCTCGAGTCGGCCTTCGACCTGGGTCTGGGCGACTGA
- the trpD gene encoding anthranilate phosphoribosyltransferase: MTATPGSDGARVARATPTWPGLLTRLIAGQDLSVPEAAWAMDQVMSGDAEPVQLAGFLVALRAKGETVAELTALTEVMLEHARRISVPGRAVDIVGTGGDLMHTVNISTMASLVVAGTGVRVVKHGNRAASSSTGGADVLEALGVRLDQSPERVAELVDEVGITFCFAMVFHPSMRHAAPARRGLAVPTIFNFLGPLTNPAQPPAAAIGVPDARMAGLMAGVLAARGTSALVFRGFEGMDELAATGPADVWWVRDGLVERTTIDPAADLGLDAIQAADLRGGDAAANADVARRVLAGDPGPVRQTVLLNAAAALVADGTLAGTGSGTLVERLAAGLRHATESVDGGHALRVLDRWVAASQA, from the coding sequence ATGACGGCAACCCCGGGGTCGGACGGCGCGCGCGTCGCCCGGGCCACGCCCACGTGGCCGGGACTCCTCACGCGGCTGATCGCCGGTCAGGACCTCAGCGTGCCCGAGGCCGCGTGGGCGATGGACCAGGTGATGAGCGGTGACGCCGAGCCCGTGCAGCTCGCCGGCTTCCTCGTCGCCCTGCGGGCGAAGGGGGAGACGGTCGCCGAGCTCACCGCCCTGACGGAGGTCATGCTGGAGCACGCGCGGCGCATCTCGGTGCCCGGGCGAGCGGTCGACATCGTCGGCACGGGCGGCGACCTCATGCACACGGTGAACATCTCCACGATGGCGTCGCTCGTCGTCGCGGGCACGGGCGTGCGCGTGGTCAAGCACGGCAACCGGGCGGCCTCGTCGTCGACGGGCGGTGCCGATGTCCTCGAGGCGCTGGGCGTGCGCCTGGACCAGTCGCCCGAGCGCGTCGCGGAGCTCGTGGACGAGGTCGGCATCACGTTCTGCTTCGCGATGGTCTTCCACCCGTCGATGCGGCACGCCGCCCCGGCACGCCGCGGCCTGGCGGTGCCGACCATCTTCAACTTCCTCGGGCCGCTCACCAACCCGGCCCAGCCGCCGGCGGCCGCGATCGGCGTACCGGACGCGCGGATGGCCGGCCTGATGGCCGGGGTGCTCGCCGCGCGCGGGACGTCCGCGCTGGTCTTCCGGGGCTTCGAGGGCATGGACGAGCTCGCCGCAACCGGCCCGGCCGACGTCTGGTGGGTGCGCGACGGCCTCGTGGAGCGCACGACGATCGACCCGGCGGCCGACCTCGGGCTCGACGCGATCCAGGCCGCCGACCTGCGCGGCGGCGACGCCGCGGCGAACGCCGACGTCGCGCGGCGCGTCCTGGCGGGCGACCCGGGGCCGGTGCGGCAGACCGTGCTGCTCAACGCCGCGGCCGCCCTGGTGGCCGACGGCACGCTCGCGGGCACGGGCTCGGGCACGCTCGTCGAGCGGCTCGCCGCGGGGCTGCGCCACGCGACGGAGTCCGTGGACGGCGGTCACGCGCTGCGCGTGCTCGACCGCTGGGTCGCCGCCTCCCAGGCCTGA
- a CDS encoding heme-copper oxidase subunit III, which produces MSSATAAPVTRPHLSVNRPNPVSVGTIVWLASELMFFAALFAMYFTIRSTIPELWAEETQKLSIPFATANTIVLVLSSITCQMGVWAAERFQPRRTGSLLQIRRWGMNEWMTLTYVMGAVFIGGQVFEYAELVSHGVTISSSPYGSVFYLTTGFHGLHVVGGLIAFLALLGRSFSAKRFGHHEATTAIVVSYYWHFVDVVWIALFGAIYLIQ; this is translated from the coding sequence GTGTCATCCGCAACGGCTGCCCCTGTCACGCGCCCACATCTGAGCGTCAACCGCCCGAACCCCGTGTCGGTCGGCACGATCGTGTGGCTCGCGAGCGAGCTGATGTTCTTCGCGGCTCTGTTCGCGATGTACTTCACGATCCGCTCGACGATCCCCGAGCTGTGGGCGGAGGAGACGCAGAAGCTCAGCATCCCCTTCGCCACGGCGAACACGATCGTCCTCGTGCTCAGCTCCATCACGTGCCAGATGGGCGTGTGGGCGGCCGAGCGGTTCCAGCCGCGACGGACCGGGAGCCTGCTCCAGATCCGCCGCTGGGGCATGAACGAGTGGATGACCCTCACCTACGTGATGGGCGCGGTCTTCATCGGCGGCCAGGTTTTCGAGTACGCCGAGCTCGTGAGCCACGGCGTGACGATCTCCTCGAGCCCGTACGGGTCGGTCTTCTACCTCACGACCGGCTTCCACGGCCTGCACGTCGTCGGCGGCCTCATCGCCTTCCTCGCGCTGCTCGGCCGCTCGTTCTCCGCGAAGCGCTTCGGCCACCACGAGGCGACGACGGCGATCGTCGTCTCCTACTACTGGCACTTCGTCGACGTCGTGTGGATCGCGCTGTTCGGCGCGATCTACCTGATCCAGTGA